The following proteins come from a genomic window of Athalia rosae chromosome 1, iyAthRosa1.1, whole genome shotgun sequence:
- the LOC105690940 gene encoding MMS19 nucleotide excision repair protein homolog isoform X1, whose translation MEVSTGSSLVEKLTTAFKNDNDLIKECQDIASDIEKGEIKLLAFVEELGPFLTDKNVTSRAQGTLALSTTLMQLPKNFLNETELNFVTTFLCDRMKDNFEVIPAVLQGVLAIVQMSHLPQDSPSRLFSVMFQHIHCQSQLQPNRRIIYLIFQTLLETRADDLRSMGPDFIYGVISAMDGERDPRNLMLLFKILPKFIKGFPLGHLTEEMFEVIACYFPIDFNASASEGGHAVTREDLAYSLAPCLYAIPEFAEFCLPLIIERLDSSLKLAKLDSLYLLRNGAFTFGPTRLQPHLDELWPVLRKEVYPGGDIEMRNAGLETITELVKVLSKDNVIQGRFVEKVITDTKSSLCDVQLSLFCPAEKLLEAVARADKNACSQVLKTFVPLCLGQYSTKTSYVDRVILTESLNNLLAICEEHEFTIKNVPELAWADVPMLYLNALNTDNKELKLKTISGLTILKSSLNDAARQVLYTKICENVNAEENELKNVCHLCLVSFAKIYPKEIFGAVMEHLAIDDANIDTTTLTRRLEALCAIAKLPELGPEVLQNVVSIATSDKLEKSIAALSCLRKVVAFKSNSFNVQNFLYKDCNIIDVLVSTDTNGSFKKLSLIASICRSIVRKLEVKDQQIIVNKYARLLSESLSENNVVLLDGLLSGLQRNVNIENTVNLLKNLSHLAISGSNLSSKQISSKLISVLINKQNEDENLRLILNMLRERIKSILASDDSNISPKESVIVLNTWLTKALVVRGSQNSQDYLDFHINLLKDMEVGHIVADGFKTLSDRFEDTLSEDNYCNVKLFYKQRIFQNTIQKNHDFHGPARQNYLVALMHLVDEVPMELILMHLEQLVPMLIESIALGTSQLILSALVTLKALLATKHTIFSEQLQHFIPKFLNLTKYKEMKIRTAALECLLCYAFYPTVLILPFKMDVLEQLADAIDDKKRLVRSIAVKTRTRWYLVGSPGEPK comes from the exons ATGGAGGTTTCAACGGGCTCCTCGCTTGTCGAGAAATTAACGACAGCTTTTAAGAATGATAACGACTTGATTAAGGAATGTCAAGATATAGCCTCAG ACATTGAAAAAGGCGAAATAAAACTTTTGGCCTTTGTTGAAGAACTAGGGCCATTCCTCACTGATAAAAATGTTACGTCAAGAGCTCAGGGTACATTAGCTCTTTCAACGACTCTAATGCAGTTACCAAAAAACTTTCTGAATGAAACCGAACTCAACTTTGTGACCACATTTTTATGTGACAGGATGAAGGACAACTTTGAAGTCATTCCTGCCGTTTTACAGGGTGTTTTGGCCATA GTTCAAATGAGTCATTTACCACAGGATTCGCCTTCCAGATTATTTAGTGTCATGTTCCAACACATTCACTGTCAGTCACAATTGCAGCCTAATAGAAGAATTatatatttgatatttcaaaCACTGTTAGAGACTAGGGCAGACGATCTCCGATCCATGGGTCCTGACTTCATATATGGGGTGATATCGGCTATGGATGGAGAACGGGACCCAAGAAATTTGATGCTACTGTTTAAAATACTCCCCAAATTTATAAAAGGATTTCCACTTGGGCACCTAACGGAAGAAATGTTTGAAGTCATCGCATGTTACTTTCCTATTGATTTCAATGCT TCTGCATCAGAAGGAGGCCACGCAGTCACTCGTGAAGATTTGGCATATTCCTTAGCTCCTTGTCTCTATGCCATTCCGGAGTTTGCAGAATTTTGTTTACCTCTTATAATCGAGCGATTAGACTCAAGTTTAAAATTAGCTAAATTGGATTCATTGTATTTACTGCGCAACGGTGCATTCACGTTTGGACCAACAAGATTGCAGCCGCATCTTGACGAATTGTGGCCAGTTCTGAGGAAAGAAGTATATCCTGGAGGAGACATTGAGATGAGAAACGCAGGGCTTGAGACTATTACAGAACTAGTCAAAGTATTGTCCAAAGATAATGTTATACAAGGAAGATTTGTTGAGAAAGTTATCACAGATACTAAATCGTCATTATGCGATGTACAGTTGAGTCTATTTTGTCCAGctgaaaaattgttggaagCAGTTGCGAGAGCTGATAAGAACGCCTGCTCGCAAGTTTTAAAAACCTTTGTACCATTGTGTCTTGGACAATACTCGACAAAAACTTCTTATGTCGACAGAGTCATTTTGACGGAAAGTTTGAATAACTTATTGGCAATATGTGAAGAGCACGAATTCACAATCAAAA atgtGCCTGAACTTGCTTGGGCTGATGTACCAATGTTATATCTAAATGCTCTAAACACCGATAATAAAGAACTAAAACTCAAGACGATATCTGGATTGACGATACTAAAATCATCACTAAACGATGCCGCACGCCAAGTTCTATACACAAAGATCTGCGAAAATGTGAATGCTGAAGAAAATGAACTGAAAAACGTTTGTCATCTATGTCTCGTAAGTTTCGCTAAAATTTATCCAAAGGAAATTTTCGGGGCTGTAATGGAACACCTGGCAATTGATGATG CAAATATAGACACTACAACATTGACCCGTAGACTGGAAGCTTTGTGCGCAATAGCCAAATTGCCGGAGTTGGGACCTGAAGTCTTACAAAATGTAGTATCAATCGCCACCTCAGATAAACTAGAAAAGAGTATCGCTGCTTTGTCTTGCTTGCGAAAAGTTGTTGCTTTCAAGAGTAATTCTTTTaatgtacaaaattttttgtacaaagATTGTAATATCATCGACGTTCTAGTGTCAACTGATACAAACGgttcttttaaaaaattaagtCTCATTGCATCGATTTGCCGATCAATAGTTAGAAAATTGGAGGTCAAGGATCAACAGATAATTGTAAACAAATACGCTCGACTTCTTTCTGAAAGTCTATCGGAAAATAATGTGGTTTTATTGGACGGACTCCTGTCCGGTCTACAGAGAAATGTTAATATCGAGAATACTGTAAacttattaaaaaatttatcacatcTTGCAATCAGTGGTAGTAATTTAAGCTCTAAACAGATATCAAGCAAATTGATATCAGTATTGATTAATAAGCAAAATgaggatgaaaatttacgattGATTTTAAATATGTTGAGGGAACGTATAAAAAGCATTTTAGCGTCTGATGATTCTAATATTTCGCCCAAAGAATCAGTTATTGTGTTGAACACGTGGCTCACTAAAGCTTTGGTTGTTAGAGGGAGTCAAAATTCACAAGATTATTTGGATTTT CACATCAATTTACTAAAAGACATGGAAGTAGGTCACATCGTCGCTGATGGTTTCAAAACTCTTTCTGACAGATTCGAGGATACTTTGTCAGAAGATAATTACTGTAATGTTAAATTATTCTATAAACAAAGGATATTTCAGAACACGATCCAAAAGAACCATGATTTTCATGGTCCAGCTCGCCAAAACTATTTAGTTGCCTTGATGCATTTAGTAGATGAAGTCCCAATGGAGCTGATACTCATGCATTTAGAGCAG CTCGTACCAATGTTGATAGAATCTATTGCACTAGGAACCTCACAGTTGATATTGTCAGCATTGGTGACATTGAAGGCATTGCTTGCAACAAAACACACTATTTTCTCTGAACAATTGCAACATTTTATTCCTAAATTCTTGAATTTGACTAAATACAAAGAAATG AAAATTAGGACTGCAGCATTGGAATGTTTATTGTGTTATGCATTTTATCCAACCGTGTTAATCCTGCCTTTCAAAATGGACGTTCTGGAGCAATTAGCTGATGCCATAGATGATAAAAAACGGTTGGTCAGGTCCATAGCTGTGAAGACAAGGACTCGATGGTACCTTGTTGGATCACCCGGAGAGCCAAAGTAG
- the LOC105690940 gene encoding MMS19 nucleotide excision repair protein homolog isoform X2: MEVSTGSSLVEKLTTAFKNDNDLIKECQDIASDIEKGEIKLLAFVEELGPFLTDKNVTSRAQGTLALSTTLMQLPKNFLNETELNFVTTFLCDRMKDNFEVIPAVLQGVLAIVQMSHLPQDSPSRLFSVMFQHIHCQSQLQPNRRIIYLIFQTLLETRADDLRSMGPDFIYGVISAMDGERDPRNLMLLFKILPKFIKGFPLGHLTEEMFEVIACYFPIDFNASASEGGHAVTREDLAYSLAPCLYAIPEFAEFCLPLIIERLDSSLKLAKLDSLYLLRNGAFTFGPTRLQPHLDELWPVLRKEVYPGGDIEMRNAGLETITELVKVLSKDNVIQGRFVEKVITDTKSSLCDVQLSLFCPAEKLLEAVARADKNACSQVLKTFVPLCLGQYSTKTSYVDRVILTESLNNLLAICEEHEFTIKNVPELAWADVPMLYLNALNTDNKELKLKTISGLTILKSSLNDAARQVLYTKICENVNAEENELKNVCHLCLVSFAKIYPKEIFGAVMEHLAIDDANIDTTTLTRRLEALCAIAKLPELGPEVLQNVVSIATSDKLEKSIAALSCLRKVVAFKSNSFNVQNFLYKDCNIIDVLVSTDTNGSFKKLSLIASICRSIVRKLEVKDQQIIVNKYARLLSESLSENNVVLLDGLLSGLQRNVNIENTVNLLKNLSHLAISGSNLSSKQISSKLISVLINKQNEDENLRLILNMLRERIKSILASDDSNISPKESVIVLNTWLTKALVVRGSQNSQDYLDFHINLLKDMEVGHIVADGFKTLSDRFEDTLSEDNYCNVKLFYKQRIFQNTIQKNHDFHGPARQNYLVALMHLVDEVPMELILMHLEQKIRTAALECLLCYAFYPTVLILPFKMDVLEQLADAIDDKKRLVRSIAVKTRTRWYLVGSPGEPK, from the exons ATGGAGGTTTCAACGGGCTCCTCGCTTGTCGAGAAATTAACGACAGCTTTTAAGAATGATAACGACTTGATTAAGGAATGTCAAGATATAGCCTCAG ACATTGAAAAAGGCGAAATAAAACTTTTGGCCTTTGTTGAAGAACTAGGGCCATTCCTCACTGATAAAAATGTTACGTCAAGAGCTCAGGGTACATTAGCTCTTTCAACGACTCTAATGCAGTTACCAAAAAACTTTCTGAATGAAACCGAACTCAACTTTGTGACCACATTTTTATGTGACAGGATGAAGGACAACTTTGAAGTCATTCCTGCCGTTTTACAGGGTGTTTTGGCCATA GTTCAAATGAGTCATTTACCACAGGATTCGCCTTCCAGATTATTTAGTGTCATGTTCCAACACATTCACTGTCAGTCACAATTGCAGCCTAATAGAAGAATTatatatttgatatttcaaaCACTGTTAGAGACTAGGGCAGACGATCTCCGATCCATGGGTCCTGACTTCATATATGGGGTGATATCGGCTATGGATGGAGAACGGGACCCAAGAAATTTGATGCTACTGTTTAAAATACTCCCCAAATTTATAAAAGGATTTCCACTTGGGCACCTAACGGAAGAAATGTTTGAAGTCATCGCATGTTACTTTCCTATTGATTTCAATGCT TCTGCATCAGAAGGAGGCCACGCAGTCACTCGTGAAGATTTGGCATATTCCTTAGCTCCTTGTCTCTATGCCATTCCGGAGTTTGCAGAATTTTGTTTACCTCTTATAATCGAGCGATTAGACTCAAGTTTAAAATTAGCTAAATTGGATTCATTGTATTTACTGCGCAACGGTGCATTCACGTTTGGACCAACAAGATTGCAGCCGCATCTTGACGAATTGTGGCCAGTTCTGAGGAAAGAAGTATATCCTGGAGGAGACATTGAGATGAGAAACGCAGGGCTTGAGACTATTACAGAACTAGTCAAAGTATTGTCCAAAGATAATGTTATACAAGGAAGATTTGTTGAGAAAGTTATCACAGATACTAAATCGTCATTATGCGATGTACAGTTGAGTCTATTTTGTCCAGctgaaaaattgttggaagCAGTTGCGAGAGCTGATAAGAACGCCTGCTCGCAAGTTTTAAAAACCTTTGTACCATTGTGTCTTGGACAATACTCGACAAAAACTTCTTATGTCGACAGAGTCATTTTGACGGAAAGTTTGAATAACTTATTGGCAATATGTGAAGAGCACGAATTCACAATCAAAA atgtGCCTGAACTTGCTTGGGCTGATGTACCAATGTTATATCTAAATGCTCTAAACACCGATAATAAAGAACTAAAACTCAAGACGATATCTGGATTGACGATACTAAAATCATCACTAAACGATGCCGCACGCCAAGTTCTATACACAAAGATCTGCGAAAATGTGAATGCTGAAGAAAATGAACTGAAAAACGTTTGTCATCTATGTCTCGTAAGTTTCGCTAAAATTTATCCAAAGGAAATTTTCGGGGCTGTAATGGAACACCTGGCAATTGATGATG CAAATATAGACACTACAACATTGACCCGTAGACTGGAAGCTTTGTGCGCAATAGCCAAATTGCCGGAGTTGGGACCTGAAGTCTTACAAAATGTAGTATCAATCGCCACCTCAGATAAACTAGAAAAGAGTATCGCTGCTTTGTCTTGCTTGCGAAAAGTTGTTGCTTTCAAGAGTAATTCTTTTaatgtacaaaattttttgtacaaagATTGTAATATCATCGACGTTCTAGTGTCAACTGATACAAACGgttcttttaaaaaattaagtCTCATTGCATCGATTTGCCGATCAATAGTTAGAAAATTGGAGGTCAAGGATCAACAGATAATTGTAAACAAATACGCTCGACTTCTTTCTGAAAGTCTATCGGAAAATAATGTGGTTTTATTGGACGGACTCCTGTCCGGTCTACAGAGAAATGTTAATATCGAGAATACTGTAAacttattaaaaaatttatcacatcTTGCAATCAGTGGTAGTAATTTAAGCTCTAAACAGATATCAAGCAAATTGATATCAGTATTGATTAATAAGCAAAATgaggatgaaaatttacgattGATTTTAAATATGTTGAGGGAACGTATAAAAAGCATTTTAGCGTCTGATGATTCTAATATTTCGCCCAAAGAATCAGTTATTGTGTTGAACACGTGGCTCACTAAAGCTTTGGTTGTTAGAGGGAGTCAAAATTCACAAGATTATTTGGATTTT CACATCAATTTACTAAAAGACATGGAAGTAGGTCACATCGTCGCTGATGGTTTCAAAACTCTTTCTGACAGATTCGAGGATACTTTGTCAGAAGATAATTACTGTAATGTTAAATTATTCTATAAACAAAGGATATTTCAGAACACGATCCAAAAGAACCATGATTTTCATGGTCCAGCTCGCCAAAACTATTTAGTTGCCTTGATGCATTTAGTAGATGAAGTCCCAATGGAGCTGATACTCATGCATTTAGAGCAG AAAATTAGGACTGCAGCATTGGAATGTTTATTGTGTTATGCATTTTATCCAACCGTGTTAATCCTGCCTTTCAAAATGGACGTTCTGGAGCAATTAGCTGATGCCATAGATGATAAAAAACGGTTGGTCAGGTCCATAGCTGTGAAGACAAGGACTCGATGGTACCTTGTTGGATCACCCGGAGAGCCAAAGTAG
- the LOC105690942 gene encoding ubiquitin domain-containing protein 1, translating into MGGCIGITRARNASVDDTSGNSTRTNSGNSRKNHPLCHEVIRWKSDVPLTEGQLRSKRDEFWDTAPAFDGRKEIWDALRAGATAAEAQDYQLAQAILDGANVSVPNGYLTECYDELGTRYQVPIYCLSYPINIVKEDSGRDSPADCSEPVDGGTEMTLKLRLSTTLGDVKLPVYSKDTIGAAKKKLLSQEGLEPSRQRWFFGGKLLGDKMHIEEAKIQQSYVIQVIVNPEKMDTSPTKTS; encoded by the exons ATGGGAGGCTGCATAGGCATAACAAGGGCCAGGAACGCCTCTGTCGACGATACATCGGGTAATTCTACCAGGACCAATTCCG gtaATTCTagaaaaaatcatccactTTGTCACGAAGTGATCAGATGGAAATCGGATGTTCCCTTGACAGAGGGTCAACTGAGAAGCAAAAGGGATGAATTCTGGGATACTGCTCCAGCTTTTGATGGACGCAAAGAAATATGGGATGCATTAAGAGCGGGCGCAACCGCAGCAGAAGCACAAGACTACCAATTGGCACAGGCAATACTAGACGGAGCTAATGTCTCTGTGCCAAATGGTTATTTAACCGAATGTTACGACGAACTTGGCACTCGATACCAAGTTCCGATTTACTGCTTATCATATCCAATAAATATCGTCAAGGAAGATAGCGGTAGAGATTCACCTGCAGATTGTTCTG AACCAGTGGATGGAGGCACAGAGATGACCTTAAAACTTAGGCTATCTACTACCCTAGGAGATGTTAAATTACCTGTTTATAGCAAGGATACCATTGGAGCTGCCAAGAAAAAATTGCTG AGTCAAGAAGGTCTAGAGCCATCCAGGCAACGGTGGTTCTTTGGAGGAAAATTACTGGGCGATAAAATGCACATAGAAGAAGCAAAGATACAGCAAAGCTACGTAATTCAAGTAATTGTTAATCCGGAAAAAATGGATACAAGTCCTACAAAAACTAGTTGA